One Hevea brasiliensis isolate MT/VB/25A 57/8 unplaced genomic scaffold, ASM3005281v1 Scaf86, whole genome shotgun sequence genomic window carries:
- the LOC110672426 gene encoding putative leucine-rich repeat receptor-like protein kinase At2g19210, whose protein sequence is MDGWQIFVLFSILWLIFNPIYASSGSSKVAVAANNEPAGRRKLATGNPVSYLYVQFKGSISIDCGVNDDYVDDNVGLLYKSDRDFISTGENHDAELGSTQFESFTERLCKNLRSFPTGRKNCYTLRPKQGKNHNYFIKTLFCYGNYDGKNQPPKFDLYIGVNYWITVEGLAGLLWRTYDLFHFSSTDIIHLCLVNTNVGVPFISALELHPVNDSIYRSEFGSLNVVGRCQLSYPTGLNFRYKDDVFQRTWGTCGLANTTWVNATSDTQLREIDDSYKLPIEVLKTAAQAQNDIGSLTYNESFGCSPSCNFYVYFHIAEIVEIPQDQRREFTITLNDLNYGPISLEYLKPQTIPLKSPNEGEINFTINPTSNSDLPPILNAFEILSVVKLPRSPTDQVDVDAIMAVMQSYNINGDELQGDPCVPRDLLWNGLNCSYDNNLPRIISLDLSSRRLTGEIASPLSALKAIQYLDLSYNELTGILPNFFSELLNLTLLDLSYNELTGPVPEFLAQLPNLKTLNLIGNKFTGSIPQSLIAKSNNGTLQLSFDKNPNLCQSDSCEKKKHFLLPVVASIISILMLLLLCMIAISWRYRRQKAIAETQKSKNQTFSYSEIVSITDNFNTTIGGGGFGKVYFGTLKDGTQVAIKLLSQSSKQGYKEFQAEVQLLIIVHHRNLVSLIGYCNDSHNLALVYEYMVNGNLREHLSDTSGNILTWKERFQIAVDAAYGLEYLHNGCKPPIIHRDLKTSNILLNEKLQAKIADFGLSRAFTRESGSHVSTCPAGTFGYLDPEAQASGNFSKKSDVYSFGIILLELITGQPAIVRNIDGNFIGIHQWIRPIIERGDIQSIVDPRLRGEFDANSAWKVVEIAFACVSNTAIQRPDMSHVLAELQECLAIVMAVEESQTMEARAVRLNNSLRMSYLDIDTDMAPSPR, encoded by the exons ATGGATGGTTGGCAGATATTCGTTTTGTTTTCAATACTATGGCTAATCTTTAATCCAATATATGCTTCATCTGGGAGCTCTAAAGTAGCTGTTGCAGCAAATAATGAACCCGCCGGAAGAAGAAAGCTTGCCACCGGAAACCCAG TTTCTTATCTTTATGTCCAATTTAAAGGCTCCATAAGCATCGATTGCGGGGTGAATGATGATTATGTAGATGACAATGTAGGATTGCTTTACAAATCAGACAGAGATTTCATAAGCACCGGGGAAAATCATGATGCAGAACTCGGGTCCACTCAATTCGAGTCCTTTACAGAACGGCTGTGTAAGAATTTAAGAAGTTTCCCAACGGGAAGAAAAAATTGCTACACTCTGCGACCTAAACAGGGAAAAAACCATAATTACTTCATCAAAACTCTCTTTTGTTATGGAAATTATGATGGCAAGAATCAGCCTCCAAAGTTTGATTTGTATATAGGGGTTAACTATTGGATAACGGTGGAAGGTCTAGCTGGTTTGCTTTGGAGAACATACGACTTGTTTCATTTCTCTTCAACTGATATTATTCATTTGTGTCTTGTGAACACAAACGTTGGCGTACCTTTCATTTCAGCATTGGAATTACACCCTGTGAATGATTCCATTTATAGAAGTGAGTTTGGATCATTAAATGTTGTTGGAAGATGTCAACTGAGCTATCCTACCGGCTTGAATTTCAG GTACAAGGATGATGTCTTTCAGCGCACCTGGGGAACTTGTGGGTTAGCAAATACGACTTGGGTCAATGCCACATCAGACACACAACTCCGGGAAATTGATGATTCATATAAACTGCCCATTGAAGTTTTAAAAACTGCGGCCCAGGCCCAAAATGACATTGGCTCATTGACGTACAACGAGAGCTTTGGCTGTTCCCCATCGTGCAATTTTTATGTCTACTTTCACATTGCTGAAATTGTGGAGATTCCACAAGATCAACGAAGAGAATTCACAATTACTCTGAATGATCTCAACTATGGACCCATTAGCCTGGAATACTTGAAGCCACAGACTATACCTCTTAAATCACCAAATGAAGGAGAGATTAACTTCACTATCAATCCAACAAGCAACTCCGACCTTCCACCCATTCTCAATGCCTTTGAGATTCTCAGTGTAGTTAAGCTTCCTCGTTCTCCAACAGACCAAGTAgatg TTGATGCAATCATGGCCGTCATGCAATCATACAACATAAATGGAGATGAATTGCAAGGAGACCCCTGTGTGCCGAGAGATCTTTTATGGAATGGTTTGAATTGTAGTTATGACAACAATCTTCCAAGGATCATCTCTCT GGACCTCAGTTCAAGGAGATTGACTGGGGAGATAGCTTCGCCACTCTCCGCCCTCAAGGCAATTCAGTACTT GGATTTATCATACAATGAATTGACTGGAATTCTCCCCAATTTTTTTTCTGAACTGTTGAACTTAACTTTGCT GGATTTATCTTACAATGAATTGACAGGGCCGGTGCCAGAATTTTTAGCACAACTGCCAAATTTAAAAACTCT AAATTTAATTGGGAACAAGTTCACTGGATCCATTCCACAATCACTTATAGCAAAGTCTAATAATGGAACATTGCAGTTAAG CTTCGACAAAAACCCAAATTTATGCCAGTCGGATTCATGTGAGAAAAAGAAGCATTTTCTTCTTCCAGTTGTGGCATCAATTATATCAATCTTGATGCTTCTACTCCTATGCATGATAGCTATCTCTTGGAGATATAGAAGACAGAAAG CAATAGCAGAAACACAAAAATCAAAGAATCAGACCTTTAGTTACTCAGAGATTGTTAGTATTACTGATAACTTTAATACCACCATTGGAGGAGGGGGCTTTGGAAAAGTTTACTTTGGAACTCTAAAAGATGGCACTCAGGTTGCAATTAAGCTGTTATCCCAATCATCAAAGCAAGGCTACAAGGAATTTCAAGCAGAG GTGCAGCTATTGATTATTGTTCATCATAGGAATTTGGTTTCACTAATTGGATATTGTAATGATAGTCATAACTTGGCATTAGTATACGAGTACATGGTTAATGGAAACTTGCGAGAGCATTTATCAG ATACTAGTGGAAATATTCTCACTTGGAAAGAGAGATTTCAAATAGCAGTAGATGCAGCTTATG GACTGGAGTATCTACATAATGGTTGCAAACCACCGATTATCCATAGGGATTTGAAGACTTCCAACATCTTATTGAATGAAAAATTGCAAGCAAAGATCGCTGATTTTGGATTATCTAGAGCTTTCACCAGAGAAAGTGGTTCACATGTATCAACTTGTCCTGCTGGCACATTTGGTTACCTCGATCCTGA GGCTCAAGCATCAGGAAACTTTAGTAAAAAAAGTGATGTTTATAGCTTTGGGATTATTCTACTTGAGCTAATAACTGGTCAACCTGCAATAGTAAGAAACATCGATGGAAACTTCATTGGCATACATCAGTGGATTAGACCTATAATTGAGAGGGGTGATATTCAGTCCATTGTTGATCCTAGATTGCGAGGAGAATTCGATGCCAATTCTGCTTGGAAAGTTGTGGAGATTGCCTTTGCTTGTGTATCAAACACTGCAATACAGAGGCCGGACATGAGTCATGTACTGGCTGAATTACAGGAGTGCTTAGCTATAGTAATGGCCGTTGAAGAATCCCAAACAATGGAAGCTAGGGCGGTAAGATTAAACAATTCGCTTCGAATGAGTTATCTGGATATTGATACTGATATGGCTCCTAGTCCAAGGTAA